From a region of the Zingiber officinale cultivar Zhangliang chromosome 4B, Zo_v1.1, whole genome shotgun sequence genome:
- the LOC121975626 gene encoding uncharacterized protein LOC121975626, translated as MASGLGWRSFAASARPQRGVSPVEQILKTVEWPEKFPFKDEDFSRFDESSDSLFYSEPRFVTHIDDMAIRALTKYYSEVFPPSNTPDVCLLDLCSSWVSHYPAGYRQDKIVGMGMNEKELERNPVLTEYIVQDLNVNPKLPFEDNTFDVITNVVSVDYLNKPIDVFREMQRVLKPGGLAIMSFSNRCFWTKAISIWTSTGDADRVWIVGAYFHYAGGFEPPVAVDISPNPGRSDPMYVVYSRKLSTA; from the exons ATGGCCTCTGGACTCGGCTGGCGCTCTTTCGCGGCATCGGCTCGGCCTCAGCGAGGAGTTTCTCCCGTCGAGCAG ATTCTGAAGACTGTAGAGTGGCCGGAAAAATTTCCCTTCAAGGACGAGGATTTCAGCCGCTTCGATGA ATCTTCGGATTCTCTATTTTACTCAGAACCTCGTTTTGTGACACACATTGATGATATGGCAATTCGCGCTCTTACCAAATACTACTCGGAAGTATTTCCTCCGAGTAACACACCGGATGTGTGTTTACTGGATTTATGTAGCAGCTGG GTTAGCCATTATCCTGCAGGCTATAGACAAGACAAAATTGTGGGGATGGGAATGAACGAGAAAGAACTTGAGCGAAACCCG GTTTTGACAGAATATATTGTGCAAGATTTAAATGTTAACCCTAAACTTCCATTTGAGGACAATACTTTTGATGTTATAACCAATGTG GTTAGTGTTGATTATTTGAACAAGCCAATTGATGTTTTCAGAGAAATGCAGCGGGTACTCAAACCAGGAGGGTTGGCTATAATGAG TTTTTCAAATAGATGCTTTTGGACAAAAGCCATCTCTATTTGGACATCAACTGGTGATGCTGACCGTGTTTGGATTGTAGGCGCCTATTTTCATTATGCCGGAGGCTTTGAACCACCCGTG GCTGTAGACATATCTCCCAATCCTGGGCGTTCAGACCCAATGTATGTGGTATACTCCAGAAAGCTATCTACCGCTTGA